One Halanaerobiales bacterium genomic window, TTTTCTAAAATTTTATATAGATTAAAATCTTCTTTTTCAAGTTCAATTTTTCCTGCTTCAATTTTTGAAAGGTCAAGTATATCATTTATAATATTTAATAAATTTTCTCCTGCATTTGATAGAATTTCGATGTATTCTCTCTGAGTATTTGATAAATCAGTTTCTAAAAGAAGATCAGCCATTCCAATAATAGAATTCATTGGGGTTCTAATTTCATGACTCATATTAGCCAAAAATTGTGATTTAGCTTTAGAAGCTTCCTGGGCTTTTATTTTAGCCTGTTCTAATTCCATATTTTTTATTTCCATTTCATTTGAATATTCTTCTAATTTTTCTAAAGCTTTTTTTCTCTTGGTAATATCCATATACATAACATGAATATACTTTTCTCCATTAAGAATAACAGCACTTGCCTTTATTAAAACATCAATAATTGTTCCATCTTTTTTTCTATGTTTAGTTTCAAATTTCTCTTTAGAACCATTTAACATTCTTTCCACTCTTTGTTTAATCTCCTCTTCATTTTCTTTTGCTTCATAATCACTTATGGAAAGTTTGGCAAATTCTTCCCTACTATAACCCAACATATCACAAAGAGTTTCATTAAATTCAATCGGTTTAGCAGTTTTAGGATCCAATAAAGCTACCCCAAAAAGTGATTCATCAAAAAGAGTCTTATACCTTTTTTCATATAGTTTACGTTCTGTAATATCATAATTCACACCGATAACTTGAATTGGTTTATCATTTTCATTAGTCACTATTTGTCCAAAGGCCCTAATATATTTTGCTTCTCCAGAATTTGTATTGATTCTAAATTCATTATTAAACTTAGTTTTATTTTCCACTGCTTTATTAAAATCCTTATTGACCCTCTCTCTATCTTCCGGATGAATTGAATTAACCCAATCCTCATATTCTATATCATTTTTTTCAGTAGAAAATCCATAAATATTTTTCATTTCTCTATCCCAGATTAACTTATTATTTTCCAAAAAGAGTTTCCAAACTCCTATTCCACCTACATTGGTAGCTAATTTATATCTTTTATTTATTTCATCTTTTTCTTTTTGTAATTTTTTTCTTTCCGTTATATTTCTACTACTCCCAACTATATGGGTTACTTCTCCATCTTCTATAACTGGACTAAGTTTTGTAGACCAATATTTTTTTCCACTTGGAAGGCTTAAAACTTCTTCATAACTAACAGTTTCCTCTTTTTCCAGGCATTTTCTGTATTTATTAGAAACTTTTCTACCTTCTTTTTTACCTAAAATTTCTTCAGGAGTTTTACCTTTTATTTTTTCAGTTTTTAATCCTGTTAAATTTTCATGAGTAGGATTTAATTTTAAAAATTCAAAATTATCTTTTTCAGTAACTTTTATAATAAAAAGAGCATCCTGGGTATTATTAAATACTATTTCATATTCTTTTTCCAAATTAAAACTTGTCAAGGTAAAAACCTCCCCTATTTATAAACTACTTCTACTTCTTCTAGGTATATATTTAAATATTCAACCTGTCTAGTTATCTCTTCTTCATTCTCATCTTTAGCAGCTTTTTCTATTTTCTCGCCAATTTTTGTTATTTCTTCAAAACCATAACCTCCACCTGAGCCTTTCATACTATGTCCTATTATTTTAATTTGCTTAAAATTATCTTCTTTAAGATAACTCTCGATTTCTTTGATATCCTTTTTTCTATTTTCCAAAAATTGAGGAATTATAGGTTTAAGATCTTTATCAATCTCAATTCTTCTATCTTTCATTTACTTTCCCTCCAATCAAATTTAATTAGAAACAACCATATTTCTTCCATTTTCTTTTGCCTTATAAAGAGCTTTATCTGCCTTTTCGATAAATTCTTCTATTCTCTTATCATCTATTTCAGAATTTATTTTACTACTGTTAACTCCCAGACTTAATGTGACATACTCAGCCACATCAGATTTAGCATGTTCAATTTCCAGAGAAATAATATTTTCTCTTATCTTTTCCGCTATTTTAATAGCTCCTTCTTTATTAGTATCAGGTAAAATTATTGAAAATTCCTCTCCTCCATAACGAGCAGCTAAATCTGCAGGCCTATTAGTAGTTTCTTCGATTGTTTTTGCAATTTTTTTCAGGCATTGATCACCAGCCTGATGACCATAATTATCATTATAATCTTTAAAATTATCAATATCAGCCATAATTAAAGATATTGTACTATTATTTCTTTTAGCTCTAAGTAATTCTTTTTTTAAAATCTCATCAAACAATCTCCGGTTTGCCAGCCCTGTTAAACCGTCCATTGAAGCCATTTTTTCTAATTTTTTATTTGCTTTTTTTAATTTTTTAGAAGTTTTTAATAACTCTTTCTCTCGGCCCTTTCTTTTTTTCATTTCTTCTCTTAATCTTAAAGCAGCTTTTATTCTTGCTAAAAATTCAATTTTATTAATTGGTTTTTCTATATAATCATGAGCACCTGCCTTAAAAGCATTTTTTAAATAATCTTTTTCTTTTTTAGCAGTAATCATAATTATAGGCACATCTTTGTACTCATCTTTTTCTTTTATATTATTACAAACTGCTATTCCATTTTCCTTACCTAAAATAATATCAAGAATTATTAAATCAATTTCTTGGCTTTTTTCAAAATCACCTATCCCTAAATGCTTATAGCTTTCTTCTTTATTTTCTGCAAATAATATATTTTCATTTCCTTCTTTTTTTAAATATGCTGATAAAAGTAACCTAATATCCTTATCATCATCAACTATTAAAATATTAATATTAATCACCACATTTCAATATATTTATTCTTCAGAATTAAAGGTTTTTCTATTCTGTTTACCCCAGCTTTCATTTTTTCTTATAAGTTCAACGATACCTCTAAGTCTCCACCATGTATGAAGCTGTTTATAACCAAAGCTTTCTAAAACACTAAACAAAAATAAATTTAAAATATCTTTAAGTTTTTTATATTTATGGAATGTCATTACTTCAAAGAAAAGTGAAAGTGTTGATAATAACACTCCCATTAAAATAGCTGTTATAAAAAATAATATTACAACTTCAGAAATACCACCAAAGAAAACTATAGTAAGAAACATAGAAAGATAACCAACCGCTTCAATAATTGGACCTAAAAATTCAACAAAAAAGTAAAACGGGTAGGCTAAAAGACCTAAAAGTCCATAATTTTTATTAAAAAATAATTCTTTATTTAAAAGTAAACTCTGCCCCAATCCTCTCTGCCATCTGCTTCTTTGATTACCTAATGTCTCCAAGTCTTCAGGTGCCTGAGTCCAACAAACTGGATCTGCAAAAAACAATACTTTATAGTCACGATCTTTATGTTTTAATTTTCGATTTAGCTTTAAAACTAATTCCATATCTTCTCCAACAGTATTAGTGCTATAACCTCCAGCATCAATAACATGTTTTTTTCTAAAAACCCCAAAAGCTCCAGAAATTATAAGCAGACTGTCAATTGCTGCCCAACCAACTCTACCAAATAAAAAAGCACGAAGGTATTCTACTACCTGCATTTTAACAATAGATTTTTTAGAAAGATTTACTTTTGTAACCTGACCATTTTCTATTTTACAGTCATTAGCTATTCTAATTGAACCTCCTGCAGCTACAACTCTCCAGTCTCTGGCAATAGGTTCTACTATTTTTAATAAAGATTCCTCATCTATTACAGTATCTGCATCTATATTACATACTAAAGGATACTGTGAAGCATTTATTCCTGCATTTAGCGCATCAGCTTTCCCGCCATTTTCCTTGTCTATTACGATTAAATTAGGATAATCTACAGAATCATAAACTTCAATTACTTTTTCTGTTCCTAATTTTTCTTCATAACTTCTACTAGAATTTTTTAAATTAAATTCTTCTTTTAATAAGTCAATAGTCTTATCAGAAGAACCATCACTAACCACTACAACTTCAAATTCAGGATATTTTAAGGCAAGGATAGATTTTACATTATCTACAATAGTAGCCTGCTCATTATAAGCTGGAATTATTATACTCACTGGCTTATAAAATTCACTTTGGAAAGTTTTATCAAAGTTTTCTATTTCTTTTGAAATCCAGCGTTTTCTAATAGAAAAAAAAGCATAGGTATTTAAAATTAAATAAATACCATTTACAAGAAAAAAATAAATTATAGCTAAATAATCAATAAAAATCAGTGAAGAATAAAGTGATCCCATAATATCCATCCTTATTTTAATTTTATTATCAATTATGCATATCCAAAATATAATTACTAATTTCAGCTCCATCTTTACCTAAGTTAGCAATTTTCTTTAATAAATCAACTTTACCAATCATAAATAAAGCTTCAGCTGCATAATAACGAACCCACCATTTTTCATCATTTAAAAGATCAATTAATTGATCACTATAATTATTATTTTTGATTTTTCCTACATAACGAGCTGATTGACTCCTAATAACCCAATTAGAATGATTTAAAAATCTTATTAAATCAACATTAATAGGAATTTTTAACTTTACTAAAGTTTTAAAAATATGAATTAAAACTTCATCATCATAATATTTTTTATCTCCTCTTAAAATTCTTTTTAATAATCCTTTACTCCTTTTAAATCTATAATAACCTAAAATATCAATAAAAAGAGCTGTTATAGCATGATCACTAATTCCAAATTCATTTTTGAAATCTCTTTCATCTCTTAAATATTCTTCCAGCAATTCTTTAACAGTAAAACAAATATCTCTTCCAAAATGAATAGATAATTCAGTAAGAGCTTCAAAAGTCATAGAAGTTTTATTTAAAACAACTTTT contains:
- a CDS encoding HEAT repeat domain-containing protein; the encoded protein is MMSLLYFIIYFLLLLVLSILTFILIYHFKDIIHEKRLETKSEEWEKLLNSYLNEEMSLKTISNKFPRDYNYLYDFFKPYLKNADENNFYKLKKLIQTIEMDEYYLNKLKKGIRKKKIRAAVFLGKINEKMALPLLKRYIYKDDELLRNASMWAIAEIGEMDLYLDVLKVVLNKTSMTFEALTELSIHFGRDICFTVKELLEEYLRDERDFKNEFGISDHAITALFIDILGYYRFKRSKGLLKRILRGDKKYYDDEVLIHIFKTLVKLKIPINVDLIRFLNHSNWVIRSQSARYVGKIKNNNYSDQLIDLLNDEKWWVRYYAAEALFMIGKVDLLKKIANLGKDGAEISNYILDMHN
- a CDS encoding glycosyltransferase, with the protein product MGSLYSSLIFIDYLAIIYFFLVNGIYLILNTYAFFSIRKRWISKEIENFDKTFQSEFYKPVSIIIPAYNEQATIVDNVKSILALKYPEFEVVVVSDGSSDKTIDLLKEEFNLKNSSRSYEEKLGTEKVIEVYDSVDYPNLIVIDKENGGKADALNAGINASQYPLVCNIDADTVIDEESLLKIVEPIARDWRVVAAGGSIRIANDCKIENGQVTKVNLSKKSIVKMQVVEYLRAFLFGRVGWAAIDSLLIISGAFGVFRKKHVIDAGGYSTNTVGEDMELVLKLNRKLKHKDRDYKVLFFADPVCWTQAPEDLETLGNQRSRWQRGLGQSLLLNKELFFNKNYGLLGLLAYPFYFFVEFLGPIIEAVGYLSMFLTIVFFGGISEVVILFFITAILMGVLLSTLSLFFEVMTFHKYKKLKDILNLFLFSVLESFGYKQLHTWWRLRGIVELIRKNESWGKQNRKTFNSEE
- a CDS encoding Hpt domain-containing protein, encoding MKDRRIEIDKDLKPIIPQFLENRKKDIKEIESYLKEDNFKQIKIIGHSMKGSGGGYGFEEITKIGEKIEKAAKDENEEEITRQVEYLNIYLEEVEVVYK
- a CDS encoding diguanylate cyclase, with the protein product MVININILIVDDDKDIRLLLSAYLKKEGNENILFAENKEESYKHLGIGDFEKSQEIDLIILDIILGKENGIAVCNNIKEKDEYKDVPIIMITAKKEKDYLKNAFKAGAHDYIEKPINKIEFLARIKAALRLREEMKKRKGREKELLKTSKKLKKANKKLEKMASMDGLTGLANRRLFDEILKKELLRAKRNNSTISLIMADIDNFKDYNDNYGHQAGDQCLKKIAKTIEETTNRPADLAARYGGEEFSIILPDTNKEGAIKIAEKIRENIISLEIEHAKSDVAEYVTLSLGVNSSKINSEIDDKRIEEFIEKADKALYKAKENGRNMVVSN
- a CDS encoding PAS domain S-box protein — protein: MTSFNLEKEYEIVFNNTQDALFIIKVTEKDNFEFLKLNPTHENLTGLKTEKIKGKTPEEILGKKEGRKVSNKYRKCLEKEETVSYEEVLSLPSGKKYWSTKLSPVIEDGEVTHIVGSSRNITERKKLQKEKDEINKRYKLATNVGGIGVWKLFLENNKLIWDREMKNIYGFSTEKNDIEYEDWVNSIHPEDRERVNKDFNKAVENKTKFNNEFRINTNSGEAKYIRAFGQIVTNENDKPIQVIGVNYDITERKLYEKRYKTLFDESLFGVALLDPKTAKPIEFNETLCDMLGYSREEFAKLSISDYEAKENEEEIKQRVERMLNGSKEKFETKHRKKDGTIIDVLIKASAVILNGEKYIHVMYMDITKRKKALEKLEEYSNEMEIKNMELEQAKIKAQEASKAKSQFLANMSHEIRTPMNSIIGMADLLLETDLSNTQREYIEILSNAGENLLNIINDILDLSKIEAGKIELEKEDFNLYKILE